In Anaerococcus prevotii DSM 20548, the genomic window ATCGGTATCTGTGGTGAGCACGGTGGTGAACCATCCACAGTTAAATACCTATACGGAGTAGGACTAGACTATGTATCATGCTCTCCATATAGAGTACCAATAGCAAAACTAGCCGCTGCCCAAGCTGCAATAGAAAACCCAAGAAACAAATAAGGAAAATAAGGCCTATGAGCAAAAGCTTGTAGGTCTTTTGCTTTGCCCTCCCCTTCCCCTTGCTTCGACCAAACGTAGTGAGTGGATAAGCCTCCCGAGAAATAGCAAAATTATAATTATTTAAAAACTCATAATTAAATCAAGACTTCCATTAACACCATCTCGAACGGATGTGAGAGATCTGCAGTCTATGATGACATGTAGATATAAAAGTTCATTTATCTACTAGAATACGTAAATAACAAAGTCTCAGACCATAAACGTCCCAAGGTTCTGTAGACCTCTCACGTAAAGTTCGAGGTGGCATAACTAGGGAATTTTTAATAAGAATAAAGATTATGTTAAGAGATATCTCGACTACGCTAGATGATATGCAAATTAAATAGATCTCTCAACTTACGCTCGAGACTAGTGTAATGTAGGAAAGCATGCTTTCCTTCTCTTTCCCTTGCTTCGAAATCAAGCCCGTCCGGCTCGGTGAGGACGTGGAAAAGCCTCCCGAGAAATAGCAAAAGTATAATTCTTTGAGTCCGAACATTGTTTTATTTCACACAATTACCGCCATCTCTAATGGAGTTGTCATAGTGAGCATAGCGAACTAATGAAACTCCTTAATCGAGGCTTTGCGTGGTGAAGCGTAGCTGAATCCGCAAACTACCGTCGAACGCATGTGAGAGATCTACAGTCTATGATGACATATGAATATAAAAGTACAAGCTATCTAGATATATAACTAAATAATAAAATATCCAACAAAACATGTCCCAAAGTTCTGTAGACCTCTCACCTAGTCCTCTCAGAGCCGGACGGGCTTTTTTCGGGGTGGAGGAATGGGTAATTCTTGATAAATATATAGCAAGAGATGTCTCGACTACGCTCGACATAAGGGCAGAAAATGAGATATCTCGACTTTCGTTCACCATAAGAGGAACATATAGGAAATCTTGACACACACCAGCCTCAGAATTAGAATCGTTTACAAAATATTTTCTTAAGCTTTTACCCTCCTACAGCAAATAAATGTTTATTAACTATTGTCCTTGGGTATCATTCTTATTAGTAAGAAAGAATAACATTTTAAGGAGTTTTAAATGAAAATTCAAGATAGATATGATTTATATATTAATGGTGAATGGATTAAGCCAGCATCAGGCGAGTATCTCGATGCAATAAATCCTGCTACAGGCGAGAAGATTGCTGAGTTTGCTACTGCAAATAATGAGGATGTAGACAGAGCGATCGAGGCTGCTAGAGCATGTTTTGATGGAGAATACGGATCTTTCTCTAAGGAAGAACGTGCAAACCTCCTATTTAAAATAGCCGATAGGATAGAAGAAAACTTAGAAGATCTTGCCACAATCGAGACTATGGATAATGGTAAGGCAATTCGTGAAACAAGGACAGTTGACCTTCCTTGGGTTGTAGATCATTTTAGATATTTCGCTTCCCTCTTAAGAGCTGATGAAGATGAAATTTCTAAGCTTGATGGTAGATTTGTATCAATCAGAAAAAGAGAGCCACTTGGGGTTGTAGCTCAAATGATTCCTTGGAACTTCCCACTCCTTATGGCTGCTTGGAAGCTTGCACCAGCTATAGCAGGGGGAAATACTATAGTAATCTCCCCTTCTTCAAACACATCTATAGGGCTTCTTGAGATGATCAGAAGAATAGAAGACCTCCTTCCAAAGGGACTTATCAATGTTGTAAGTGGTAGGGGTTCTGTAACTGGAGAATACCTCCAACATCACAAAGGCGTGGATAAGCTTGCCTTTACAGGTTCTACAAGTGTTGGTCGTCACATTGGTATTTCTGCAGCAGAAAACTTAATTCCTTCAACCTTAGAGCTTGGTGGTAAGTCAGCTCATATCATTTTTGACGATGCTGATATAGAAAAAGCCCTAGAAGGCGCCCAAGTTGGAATCCTATTCAATCAAGGAGAAGTTTGCTCAGCAGGATCTAGGCTCTTTATCCAAGAAGGAATCTACGATGAATTTGTAGAAAAACTTGTTGAAGCTTTCAATAAGGTAAAAGTCGGTAACCCTCTAGAAGAGGACACACAAATGGGTGCCCTAAGAGATGAGAAGAGAATCCCAGTTATAGAAGAATTCATCAAAAAAGCAACAGATGCAGGTGCAAAGGTCCTTGCTGGTGGTAAGAGACTTACAGAAAACGGACTCGACAAGGGAGCCTTCTTCGCACCAACTATGCTTGCTGATGTTCCAGAAGATAACGACGCCTACAGAGAAGAAATCTTTGGACCAGTTGTAGTAATAAAGAAATTCAAGGACGAGGACGATGTTATAA contains:
- a CDS encoding aldehyde dehydrogenase family protein, translating into MKIQDRYDLYINGEWIKPASGEYLDAINPATGEKIAEFATANNEDVDRAIEAARACFDGEYGSFSKEERANLLFKIADRIEENLEDLATIETMDNGKAIRETRTVDLPWVVDHFRYFASLLRADEDEISKLDGRFVSIRKREPLGVVAQMIPWNFPLLMAAWKLAPAIAGGNTIVISPSSNTSIGLLEMIRRIEDLLPKGLINVVSGRGSVTGEYLQHHKGVDKLAFTGSTSVGRHIGISAAENLIPSTLELGGKSAHIIFDDADIEKALEGAQVGILFNQGEVCSAGSRLFIQEGIYDEFVEKLVEAFNKVKVGNPLEEDTQMGALRDEKRIPVIEEFIKKATDAGAKVLAGGKRLTENGLDKGAFFAPTMLADVPEDNDAYREEIFGPVVVIKKFKDEDDVIRMANDSHYGLGGGIYSNDLYRIMDVSNRLKTGRIWVNTYNQFPAGASFGGYKDSGIGRETDKLALEAYTQVKNIIIDSSKEKLGFY